One window of Trifolium pratense cultivar HEN17-A07 linkage group LG5, ARS_RC_1.1, whole genome shotgun sequence genomic DNA carries:
- the LOC123885981 gene encoding uncharacterized protein LOC123885981, with translation METFCIPWSCLDLSSKQTVSEEKQPKPQKSFAQAVSNVCDIPLSRFPQPCVKGADLAISIPEVDYMVRMEVCKHNLHGRIIWPKGATPLTVVALKNKLAPMWKDLPKWGIMSLGKGFYEFSFSTLEDVRRVRSIASWNLNPGFFKLFAWSKDFNPRVQQNVSAQVSVRICGLS, from the coding sequence ATGGAAACATTTTGTATTCCTTGGTCTTGTCTCGATCTTTCATCTAAGCAAACTGTTTCAgaagaaaaacaaccaaaaccTCAGAAATCATTTGCTCAAGCAGTTTCAAACGTGTGCGATATTCCCCTGTCGCGGTTTCCTCAACCATGTGTCAAAGGTGCCGATCTAGCTATCTCTATTCCAGAAGTTGATTACATGGTTAGAATGGAAGTTTGCAAGCATAATCTACATGGTAGAATCATATGGCCCAAAGGAGCAACCCCCCTAACGGTTGTTGCATTGAAGAACAAGCTTGCACCCATGTGGAAGGATCTCCCAAAGTGGGGAATCATGTCTCTAGGTAAAGGTTTTTATGAGTTTTCTTTTTCGACTCTTGAAGATGTTAGAAGGGTTAGATCCATTGCCTCTTGGAATTTAAACCCtggtttttttaaattatttgctTGGTCGAAGGATTTCAATCCTAGGGTTCAACAAAATGTCTCAGCTCAAGTTTCGGTTAGGATATGTGGCTTGTCATAA